A genome region from Tenebrio molitor chromosome 4, icTenMoli1.1, whole genome shotgun sequence includes the following:
- the LOC138129403 gene encoding uncharacterized protein, with translation MDFRLLRLIFKVGRTFAFSPPSTKITPASNKQKMYAYFMASFYTVAVFVACIYRYSYYKHYIHIKLIIQGILDGSLYVFNIYTIITSVKKRPQWYILIKNLRLTADTSAVSYKTNGFSFIISNVFFWANMFYMTYIFTKAMGWDYYRLYAVEYVQLYVQFMINFLIYTILTMLKARYQMTSLSLGRHICLVTKLERRSLAKQYPLSFLKKIKYDVCILKETVDVFNDIFGWPVLFIILYASLQVLLYMDTLFLKSSTRSLEAILCNISMILLFCVSFSKLHPNLFILELQVGATVNILLCDFIAHEAEKILALSYKLERHFVNGIVSEKEELYTFINVLVDNFPKFSAARFFRIERSTIFRIFEAVTTFVIIMIQFESNSNSFDVKACHHYCLSCNCTMF, from the coding sequence ATGGATTTCAGGCTTCTAAGACTGATCTTCAAAGTGGGCAGAACATTTGCGTTTAGTCCCCCATCCACCAAAATCACACCAGCATCGAACAAGCAGAAAATGTACGCATATTTTATGGCCAGCTTTTATACAGTAGCAGTTTTCGTTGCATGCATCTACAGATATTCCTACTACAAACACTACATTCACATTAAACTTATAATCCAAGGGATTTTAGACGGTTCCTTATACGTCTTCAACATATACACTATTATCACGTCGGTGAAAAAACGACCCCAATGGTACATCCTAATCAAAAATCTAAGATTAACAGCAGATACAAGTGCAGTTTCTTACAAAACCAACGGCTTCAGTTTCATCAtctcaaatgtatttttttgggCCAACATGTTTTACATGACCTACATATTCACAAAAGCGATGGGATGGGACTACTATAGGCTCTACGCCGTGGAGTACGTGCAACTGTACGTCCAATTCATgataaattttcttatttacaCGATTTTAACGATGCTGAAAGCAAGATACCAGATGACTAGTCTGTCCTTGGGACGTCACATTTGCTTGGTGACAAAACTAGAAAGAAGATCTCTTGCAAAGCAGTATCCACTAAGCTTCTTGAAGAAAATCAAGTATGATGTATgcattttaaaagaaactgtTGATGTTTTTAACGATATCTTTGGTTGGCCTGTTCTATTTATAATTCTTTACGCGAGCCTTCAGGTTCTTCTCTACATGGATACCCTTTTTCTGAAATCGTCCACGCGCAGCTTGGAAGCTATTTTGTGTAACATCAGCATGATTCTATTATTTTGTGtaagtttttcaaaactgcatcccaatttgtttattttagaatTGCAGGTTGGCGCTACTGTGAACATTTTATTGTGCGATTTCATTGCACATGAAGCCGAGAAAATTCTAGCCTTATCGTACAAATTAGAGAGACATTTTGTGAATGGCATCGTCAGTGAGAAAGAAGAATTGTACACATTTATCAATGTTCTTGTTgacaattttccaaaattttcggCAGCAAGGTTCTTTCGTATTGAGAGATCGacaatttttcgaatttttgaaGCAGTGACCACCTTTGTGATTATCATGATTCAATTTGAGTCCAATTCAAATAGTTTTGATGTCAAGGCATGCCACCATTACTGTCTTAGTTGCAATTGCACCATGTTCTAA
- the LOC138128162 gene encoding uncharacterized protein isoform X2: protein MMNPIRMNYDCLKPVRMIGSSIYQFKFVKYLLKLTLITHSTMLLLQLYYFLQAPNMEDLIKYGLLFLQLCYTSFAFAVLLVKNHMVENVMNVIELWDISSARNDVKLRIARESKQINIFVVINTSLILLWATQIMSSPDDTERIFVQHVLDKLCPRQTNFYVVIFKVTLYLAGLALQVHAYQVIYTTQHVKFQMYMLNALIEGLGSDVEGSESLIRDEIYQEEVESKLEKIIDRHCELIRSKNNALMLMSNLIIPFTTGAIVIGISIVLSFVQEVILWRSFVVAVSSLSTILSIIAAGQSIEDESENMLLKLEATNWYNWNTRNRKKLVLTLMNAANPIQLKFSEGFIVNFKLLMFIFKALYSVLPILVEVAYNRI from the exons atgatgAATCCAATTCGAATGAACT ACGACTGTCTAAAACCAGTCCGCATGATAGGCAGCAGCATTTACCAATTCAAATTTGTGAAATACTTGCTGAAGTTAACGCTCATCACCCACTCGACAATGTTACTCCTTCAGCTTTATTACTTCCTTCAGGCACCTAACATGGAAGACCTGATTAAATACGGACTACTCTTCTTGCAACTGTGTTAT ACTTCCTTTGCATTCGCCGTTCTCTTGGTTAAAAACCACATGGTCGAAAATGTGATGAACGTTATTGAGCTGTGGGACATCAGTTCAGCCAGAAACGACGTCAAATTGAGAATCGCGAGAGAGTCGAAGCAAATCAACATTTTCGTCGTGATCAACACATCTCTAATACTGTTGTGGGCCACTCAAATTATGTCTTCACCTGACGACACCGAAAGGATTTTTGTTCAACATGTTTTGGACAAGTTGTGTCCCCGTCAGACGAATTTTTATGTTGTTATTTTCAAAGTGACGTTGTATTTAGCGGGGCTTGCGTTGCAAGTACATGCCTATCAAGTCATCTATACCACACAACAcgtcaaatttcaaatgtatATGCTTAACGCACTCATCGAAGGGCTGGGTAGTGATGTTGAAGGTTCCGAAAGCTTAATTCGTGATGAAATTTATCAAGAAGAGGTTGAGTCGAAGCTGGAGAAGATAATAGACAGACACTGCGAGCTTATTCG ATCGAAAAATAACGCTTTGATGCTGATGAGTAATCTTATAATACCATTTACCACTGGTGCTATCGTTATAGGCATAAGCATTGTGCTTTCATTTGTGCAG GAGGTGATTTTGTGGCGTTCTTTTGTGGTAGCTGTTTCTTCGTTGTCTACCATATTAAGTATCATTGCAGCTGGACAATCAATAGAGGACGAG TCAGAAAATATGTTACTAAAGTTAGAGGCAACGAATTGGTATAATTGGAACACCAGAAACAGAAAGAAATTAGTTCTCACTCTGATGAATGCCGCCAATCCCATCCAATTGAAATTTTCGGAAGGTTTCATCGTTAACTTTAAACTACTGATGTTT ATATTCAAGGCTCTATACTCTGTCCTGCCAATCCTTGTAGAAGTCGCATACAatagaatttaa
- the LOC138128162 gene encoding uncharacterized protein isoform X3, translating into MIGSSIYQFKFVKYLLKLTLITHSTMLLLQLYYFLQAPNMEDLIKYGLLFLQLCYTSFAFAVLLVKNHMVENVMNVIELWDISSARNDVKLRIARESKQINIFVVINTSLILLWATQIMSSPDDTERIFVQHVLDKLCPRQTNFYVVIFKVTLYLAGLALQVHAYQVIYTTQHVKFQMYMLNALIEGLGSDVEGSESLIRDEIYQEEVESKLEKIIDRHCELIRSKNNALMLMSNLIIPFTTGAIVIGISIVLSFVQEVILWRSFVVAVSSLSTILSIIAAGQSIEDESENMLLKLEATNWYNWNTRNRKKLVLTLMNAANPIQLKFSEGFIVNFKLLMFIFKALYSVLPILVEVAYNRI; encoded by the exons ATGATAGGCAGCAGCATTTACCAATTCAAATTTGTGAAATACTTGCTGAAGTTAACGCTCATCACCCACTCGACAATGTTACTCCTTCAGCTTTATTACTTCCTTCAGGCACCTAACATGGAAGACCTGATTAAATACGGACTACTCTTCTTGCAACTGTGTTAT ACTTCCTTTGCATTCGCCGTTCTCTTGGTTAAAAACCACATGGTCGAAAATGTGATGAACGTTATTGAGCTGTGGGACATCAGTTCAGCCAGAAACGACGTCAAATTGAGAATCGCGAGAGAGTCGAAGCAAATCAACATTTTCGTCGTGATCAACACATCTCTAATACTGTTGTGGGCCACTCAAATTATGTCTTCACCTGACGACACCGAAAGGATTTTTGTTCAACATGTTTTGGACAAGTTGTGTCCCCGTCAGACGAATTTTTATGTTGTTATTTTCAAAGTGACGTTGTATTTAGCGGGGCTTGCGTTGCAAGTACATGCCTATCAAGTCATCTATACCACACAACAcgtcaaatttcaaatgtatATGCTTAACGCACTCATCGAAGGGCTGGGTAGTGATGTTGAAGGTTCCGAAAGCTTAATTCGTGATGAAATTTATCAAGAAGAGGTTGAGTCGAAGCTGGAGAAGATAATAGACAGACACTGCGAGCTTATTCG ATCGAAAAATAACGCTTTGATGCTGATGAGTAATCTTATAATACCATTTACCACTGGTGCTATCGTTATAGGCATAAGCATTGTGCTTTCATTTGTGCAG GAGGTGATTTTGTGGCGTTCTTTTGTGGTAGCTGTTTCTTCGTTGTCTACCATATTAAGTATCATTGCAGCTGGACAATCAATAGAGGACGAG TCAGAAAATATGTTACTAAAGTTAGAGGCAACGAATTGGTATAATTGGAACACCAGAAACAGAAAGAAATTAGTTCTCACTCTGATGAATGCCGCCAATCCCATCCAATTGAAATTTTCGGAAGGTTTCATCGTTAACTTTAAACTACTGATGTTT ATATTCAAGGCTCTATACTCTGTCCTGCCAATCCTTGTAGAAGTCGCATACAatagaatttaa
- the LOC138128162 gene encoding uncharacterized protein isoform X1: MMNPIRMNCKLINNEQTHSCGMFSDDCLKPVRMIGSSIYQFKFVKYLLKLTLITHSTMLLLQLYYFLQAPNMEDLIKYGLLFLQLCYTSFAFAVLLVKNHMVENVMNVIELWDISSARNDVKLRIARESKQINIFVVINTSLILLWATQIMSSPDDTERIFVQHVLDKLCPRQTNFYVVIFKVTLYLAGLALQVHAYQVIYTTQHVKFQMYMLNALIEGLGSDVEGSESLIRDEIYQEEVESKLEKIIDRHCELIRSKNNALMLMSNLIIPFTTGAIVIGISIVLSFVQEVILWRSFVVAVSSLSTILSIIAAGQSIEDESENMLLKLEATNWYNWNTRNRKKLVLTLMNAANPIQLKFSEGFIVNFKLLMFIFKALYSVLPILVEVAYNRI; the protein is encoded by the exons atgatgAATCCAATTCGAATGAACTGTAAGCTTATCAACAATGAACAAACACATTCTTGTGGAATGTTTTCAGACGACTGTCTAAAACCAGTCCGCATGATAGGCAGCAGCATTTACCAATTCAAATTTGTGAAATACTTGCTGAAGTTAACGCTCATCACCCACTCGACAATGTTACTCCTTCAGCTTTATTACTTCCTTCAGGCACCTAACATGGAAGACCTGATTAAATACGGACTACTCTTCTTGCAACTGTGTTAT ACTTCCTTTGCATTCGCCGTTCTCTTGGTTAAAAACCACATGGTCGAAAATGTGATGAACGTTATTGAGCTGTGGGACATCAGTTCAGCCAGAAACGACGTCAAATTGAGAATCGCGAGAGAGTCGAAGCAAATCAACATTTTCGTCGTGATCAACACATCTCTAATACTGTTGTGGGCCACTCAAATTATGTCTTCACCTGACGACACCGAAAGGATTTTTGTTCAACATGTTTTGGACAAGTTGTGTCCCCGTCAGACGAATTTTTATGTTGTTATTTTCAAAGTGACGTTGTATTTAGCGGGGCTTGCGTTGCAAGTACATGCCTATCAAGTCATCTATACCACACAACAcgtcaaatttcaaatgtatATGCTTAACGCACTCATCGAAGGGCTGGGTAGTGATGTTGAAGGTTCCGAAAGCTTAATTCGTGATGAAATTTATCAAGAAGAGGTTGAGTCGAAGCTGGAGAAGATAATAGACAGACACTGCGAGCTTATTCG ATCGAAAAATAACGCTTTGATGCTGATGAGTAATCTTATAATACCATTTACCACTGGTGCTATCGTTATAGGCATAAGCATTGTGCTTTCATTTGTGCAG GAGGTGATTTTGTGGCGTTCTTTTGTGGTAGCTGTTTCTTCGTTGTCTACCATATTAAGTATCATTGCAGCTGGACAATCAATAGAGGACGAG TCAGAAAATATGTTACTAAAGTTAGAGGCAACGAATTGGTATAATTGGAACACCAGAAACAGAAAGAAATTAGTTCTCACTCTGATGAATGCCGCCAATCCCATCCAATTGAAATTTTCGGAAGGTTTCATCGTTAACTTTAAACTACTGATGTTT ATATTCAAGGCTCTATACTCTGTCCTGCCAATCCTTGTAGAAGTCGCATACAatagaatttaa
- the LOC138128160 gene encoding ankyrin repeat domain-containing protein 50-like has product MTALSFLTALGSPFISTNFPMTNQTEKEMLKYFQEWNINLFNSIRIGDLNLVKKSINHGADPDSLDSTGSTPLTYASCKGKLDIAEYLISKGADIYKVDENRKSPLSLAASEGQIEIIKLLLDKGTDINHVDPDGNTALANAAMKGQVVALEYLIGEGADIVKVEPGGRTPLSWAAKYGIGEAARLLLDKGANVNVTDPDGNAPLASATVAGFLDMVVYLVKEGADVCKFAEGGKPALNWASNEGHLEIVKFLLDHGADLNGVDSFGDSALANASKTGKFNVVEYLINKGAEVCKFCSTGTSPLCYAAFGGFLEIVKFLHSNGANIDGKDSSGNTPLTNAAAAGKLDVVRYLVTAGADISNQGSHGQTSLSKAASNGHLDVVKFLLGKGANLNGLDQDGNTSLTHAVQKNHIEVVKFLIREDADVCKYGPNGKSPLVCAVQNENLEMVVLLLDNGAKPTMQTAFLEAISKGNLQIVKCMQEKGAYVNFLYENKCTPLMKAIETGDVAICRFLIDNGADMHVLYSEYKTSYLMKYLEKKNCNMVKLLVEIGVNFDTAGESGYTPLTKSVEMESFKMVKYFVEQGANVNQLDNNRKTPLSIAASNHYFRIVRFLIDHGADVDLAKRESENYASWNEDFAIYLKSKSTATIESGSISGDPATRIA; this is encoded by the exons ATGACAGCTCTGTCCTTTCTGACTGCTCTCGGATCCCCTTTCATCTCGACCAACTTTCCAATGACGAATCAGACAGAAAAAGAAATGTTAAAATACTTCCAG GAATGGAATATAAATTTGTTCAACAGTATACGAATCGGAGACTTGAATCTTGTCAAGAAATCTATCAATCATGGAGCTGATCCTGATTCACTCGATTCCACCGGAAGTACTCCTTTGACCTACGCCTCGTGCAAAGGTAAACTCGACATTGCGGAATATCTGATAAGCAAGGGCGCTGACATTTACAAAGTCGACGAAAACAGAAAAAGTCCGCTTTCTTTGGCCGCATCGGAAGGTCAGATCGAGATTATCAAACTCCTGCTTGATAAAGGGACGGATATCAATCACGTTGACCCGGATGGAAACACAGCTTTGGCAAACGCAGCAATGAAGGGCCAAGTCGTAGCTTTGGAGTACTTGATAGGCGAAGGTGCGGACATTGTAAAGGTGGAACCTGGTGGAAGGACACCGCTCTCTTGGGCTGCCAAATACGGCATCGGAGAAGCTGCCCGACTTCTCTTGGATAAAGGAGCAAATGTTAACGTCACAGATCCGGATGGAAACGCCCCCCTGGCTAGCGCAACAGTCGCCGGGTTTTTAGACATGGTGGTGTACCTGGTGAAAGAAGGTGCAGATGTTTGTAAGTTCGCAGAAGGAGGAAAGCCGGCCTTGAATTGGGCCTCGAACGAGGGTCACTTGGAAATTGTAAAGTTTCTACTCGATCACGGGGCCGACTTGAACGGGGTAGACTCCTTCGGGGACTCTGCCCTAGCGAATGCTTCCAAAACTGGCAAATTCAACGTGGTCGAGTACTTGATCAATAAGGGTGCGGAAGTTTGTAAGTTTTGTTCCACTGGGACCAGTCCTCTGTGTTACGCAGCCTTCGGAGGGTTTTTGGAAATCGTCAAGTTTCTTCACAGCAATGGTGCCAACATCGACGGGAAAGACTCAAGCGGAAATACGCCTCTTACGAATGCTGCAGCCGCAGGAAAATTAGATGTGGTGAGGTATCTGGTGACGGCGGGAGCTGACATTTCCAACCAGGGGTCACACGGTCAAACGTCACTTTCTAAGGCAGCGTCGAATGGTCACTTAGATGTTGTCAAGTTTTTGCTCGGCAAAGGTGCCAATCTGAACGGGTTGGATCAAGATGGGAACACATCTTTGACACATGCGGTTCAAAAAAACCACATCGAGGTGGTCAAGTTTTTGATAAGAGAAGACGCAGATGTTTGCAAATATGGACCCAACGGAAAGTCGCCTCTTGTTTGTGCGGTTCAGAACGAGAATCTAGAAATGGTGGTACTTTTGCTGGACAACGGAGCGAAACCTACAATGCAGACTGCGTTCTTGGAAGCAATCTCGAAGGGCAATTTGCAGATCGTTAAGTGCATGCAGGAAAAAGGCGCCTATGtgaattttttgtacgaaaataaGTGTACACCTCTGATGAAAGCTATAGAAACTGGCGACGTTGCTATTTGTCGTTTCTTGATAGACAACGGGGCAGATATGCACGTGCTCTACAGCGAATACAAAACCTCGTACTTGATGAAGTATTTGGAGAAGAAAAATTGTAACATGGTCAAGCTGTTGGTGGAGATCGGGGTCAATTTTGACACAGCGGGGGAATCTGGATACACACCTTTGACAAAAAGTGTTGAAATGGAAAGTTTCAAGATGGTGAAGTATTTTGTGGAGCAAGGAGCGAACGTCAATCAGCTCGACAATAACAGGAAAACTCCGTTGTCGATAGCTGCCTCAAACCATTACTTTCGGATCGTtcgatttttaattgatcACGGCGCGGATGTAGATTTGGCGaaaagagaaagtgaaaattatgCAAGCTGGAACGAAGATTTTGCCATCTATTTGAAATCTAAATCTACTGCTACGATCGAAAGTG GTTCCATAAGTGGGGATCCTGCAACACGTATAGCTTGA